Sequence from the Corallococcus sp. EGB genome:
AAGGGGCGTACCAGTTCAACTCCACCTGCTGGTCGCCCGGCTTGTACGTGCTCCAACTGGGACTGGAGGGGACATCGAAGGTCCGCACGGAGGCGGATGCGCCAGAAGTCTGGCGGGTGCCATCCGCGAGGATGGGCGTGACGGTGAACTTGTAGGTCGTCCCGTTCGCAAGCCCCGTCACCACGGTGCTCCGGGCCGTCGGGCCCGTGATGACCTTGGCGCCTCCAGGGGTGGCCAAGACTTCAAAAGAGGCGAGAGGGCTGCCGCTGCTGTCCGGCGTATAGCCCCAGGAGACGGTCATCTCCCGGATGCCCGGTACCGAGGTGACGCCCGAGGGGGCCGCAAGGGGTTGCTGCTGGACTGTCACAGCGGAGGATGGCTCGGCTCCACACCCGAACGAGCCGACCCCGATCAGGGTCGTCGTCAGGAACAACAAAACATTTCGCATTCGCGCCGCTTCTCCGGTCAGGAGCTACCAGGAGTCAAAGAAGGTACTCCTCCTGTCTGACATGACGTCGAAGCGTTCGTGCAAGATGGCGCGCGTGTTCGTGGGCTCGGAAAGGAGCCGTGCATGGACTCGATGCCTGCGGTCGTCGCCTGTGCCGCGGGGCTGCTCCTCGCGGGCTGCGCTCACGAGCCGGTCACATGTGTATACACGTTGGATTACAATCCACGGTGCGTCCAGGCATTGCACAGTGGCGACCTGGACCTGGCGGAGACGTATTGCAATCCAGGGCTGGAGTTCGAGCCCCGTTCCGCTGACGGGGCCACCTGCCTGGGCCCGGGCACTGCCGAGTTGGGCGCGCTCAAAGTGCCAGGAGCACCTCCACTTGCGTCTGTAGCACGCGGGCTTCTTCGCGCTTGCCGAGTTGGAGGTAGAGCGCGGCCGCGTCGCGACGCTCCTGGATTTCACGCTGGATGAGCGCATCCACCGTCTCCGGAGCCAAGAGCAGTCGAGGCACCTCGCCACTGCCGAGTCCCGCCGTGCTGCCAGCGATGCGGCCACCGGCGGCAGGTTCAGGCGCGACGCGGATGTCGGGTGCCTCGGCATTGTCGATGGCGGCGAGCGTTTCCCGAAGCACCGCGGAGGCGGGGGCGTTTCGAGTGCGCAGTGCCTCTTTCAGCGCGGCACGCAGCGTGGCCTTCCATTCAGCGACGGTCTTCATGCGCCTCCAGGTTTGGAAATGGGGTCATACGCTGTACCTTGGGGACGACCTAGGGAGGAACGAGCCCGCCGCACCGAGCGGCTCAGTTGCTGAACACGCTCGCCACGGCTCTTCCTCCTGGTGGAGGAATCGGGTCCACTTGGAGCCCCTCCACGAACGGGTGCTTGCTCCATGACGAAGAAGACGGCTGCTTCCGATGCGAACCCGACGGGCCTCTCCCGCCGCACGCTGCTCGGGGCCGCGGCGGCTGTGACCGGTGTTCTGGCTGCCCGCGATGCGCGCGCTGCCGCGCCGGCCGCCGCCGCACCCGGGTCCTTCGCGCTCGAGGAGGCGACGGTCGCGGAGCTGCGCGCGGGCCTGGAGTCCGGCAAGTACACCGCGCGCGGACTGACGGAGTCCTACCTCGCGCGCATCCGGGAGCTCGATCGCACCGGGGACCTGCCGCTGTGCTCGGTCATCGAACTCAACCCCGACGCGCTCACGCTGGCCGACTCTCTGGATGCCGAGCGCAAGGGGAAGGGCGCGCGCGGGCCGCTGCACGGCATCCCCGTGCTCATCAAGGACAACATCGCCACGGCGGACAAGATGCAGACCACGGCGGGCTCGCTCGCGCTGGTGGGCGCCGTCCCCGCGCGTGACGCCTTCATCGTGGAGCGGCTGCGCGCCGCCGGCGCCGTCCTCCTGGGCAAGACGAACCTCAGTGAGTGGGCCAACTTCCGCTCCACGCACTCGACCAGCGGTTGGAGCGGACGTGGTGGCCTGTGCCGCAATCCCTACGCGCTTGACCGGACCCCTTCGGGCTCGAGTTCCGGCTCGGGCGCGGCCACCGCGGCCAGCTTCTGCGCCGTGTCGGTGGGCACCGAGACGGACGGATCCATCGTCTCGCCTTCGGCCGCGTGCTCACTGGTGGGCTTGAAGCCCACGGTGGGGCTCGTCAGCCGCGCGGGCATCATCCCCATCTCCTCGACCCAGGACACCGCGGGCCCCATGACGCGCACCGTGGCGGACGCCGCGGCGCTGCTGAGCGTGCTCGCTGGCGAGGACCCCCGCGACGCAGCCACCGCCGCGAGCAAGGGCCGCGCCCACCCGGACTACACGAAGTTCCTCGACCCCCAGGGGCTCAAAGGTGCGCGCATCGGTGTGCCGCGCGAGCGGTTCTTCGGCTACCACCCGGCCACGGACGCGGTCGTGGAGCGCGCGCTCGAAGTGATGAAGGCGCAAGGGGCCGTGCTGGTGGATCCGGTGGTGTTGCCCAACGTGGCGAAGCTCGACGAGCCCGAGTTGGAAGTGATGCTGTATGAGTTCAAGGCGGGCCTGGAGGCGTACCTTGCGGAGCTCGGCGAGGGCGCCCCCGTGCGGACGCTCGCGGACCTCATCGCCTTCAACGAGAAGAACCGCGAGCGTGAGATGCCCTACTTCGGGCAGGAGCTGCTGCTCCAGGCGCAGAAGAAGGGCCCGCTCACTGACGCCGCCTACAAGAAGGCGCTCGCGGCGTGCCGCCGGTATTCGCGCGCCGAGGGCCTGGACGCGGTGATGAACAAGCACCAGTTGGATGCGCTCGTGGCGCCGACCCAGGCACCCGCGGGCCCCATCGACCTGGTGCTGGGCGACCATTGGCTGGGCAGCAGCTCCACGCCCGCCGCCGTGTCCGGCTACCCCACCATCACGGTACCCGCGGGCGACGTGCACGGGCTGCCGGTGGGGGTGTCCTTCATCGGCCGAGCCTGGAGCGAGCCCGTGTTGCTCAAGCTCGCCCATGCCTACGAGCAGGCCTCGCACGCGCGGCGCAAGCCCGCATTCCTCCCGAGCGTGGACCTGCGCGGCGCGTAGCGGAGGGCAGTGGCTTCGGTCGCTACATGAGACCGAAGCCCTTCTTGACGAGCAGCCTTCTGGAGGAACTCGCCTTCACGGTGGTGAGTTCGATGGTGTCTTCGTTCACGCCGGTGACGTCCTGCTTCAACTCACCGACGAACTTGCCGTACTCCCCCGTCTGGGGATTCAAGACCAGGATGGAGACAATCTCGTCGTAGCCGTAGATGTCGAACTTGCACGACATCCCGCCCATGCTTCCGCATTTGAGCTTGATCTGGACCGCGGCGTTCATGGCGAAGCTGTCCAGGACACCTCGGGCGGCCAGACAACTGTAGATCTTGATGGTGATCGCCTTGTCGGTCAGCCCGTCCGCGAGCACCCGCGCGGCCAGCTCGTGCGGCTGGAGGATTTCCCGGGTGCCATCTTCGGTGGGACCCCGGTCGACCATGCGGTTCGGCGTCACGTCGCCATGGCCAATGATGTAGAGCGTGTCGCCGGCCTTCAGGTCGCCGAGCGGCTTGTCGGGGCCGTGCCGCACCCGCACCAGCTCCTTGGTCCAACCCCGTGCCTTCTCTGCCTGGATCCACCTGTCGATGAGGTCTTCGATGCAGTCGCTCTTGAAGGGATTGTAGAGAAACACTCTGGTCATGCGCGCCATTGCACCTTGGGGTCTCCTTCGAAGTCGAGCCGCACCGTCGACCGCGCGGCCTCATTGCCTTGCTGCCCTGTCTGGTATTGGAATCGCAGCGTGGAGGTGAACGCTCGATGAGGCACGGTGCGCCACGGGTATGGGTCTACATGATGGCCCTTTCCACCGTGGCGTGTGCCACTGGCATCCCCTCACGAGGCGCGACGGGGGTCTACGCGGCGCGGCCACCGCCTGTGGCGGAGAGGCTTTCCGGGCCTACCTGGTCCTGGCTGGATCCGGAACAGCTACGGCCCGACACCGGCGCTCAGCGCGACGAGGAGCTGCTCGGCTGGCTCATCTCGGGAGACCGCGCCCAGCGCGCCGAGGCGCAGGTGCGGCTGCTCCCCCAGGGCGCATCGCTACTGCCCAGGCTCGAGGCGTTGGCCACCCGTGCCCGCGATGACGAGGCACGGTCGGCACTGCTCGAGTTCATCCAAGTCCTCACGAAGCGCAGGTTCCACCCAGACATGCTCGGCGACCATCCGGAGCTGAGCGCGCTGAGCGCGAAGGCCGTGGCCCGAGGCCTGGGGCTCGTGGCTTTCTGGCAGACGGAGCCCGCTCCACGCGAGCTCCTCCAGGAACTCCCGGTGAGCCTCTGCGGCAACGAACCCCACCACGACCCACGGCTGCGCATCGAGGGACGGAGGCTCCGGGAGCTGAGAGACAAACTGGGAACGCTCGGCGGATTGGCGCTGCCCGGTGTCGAGCGGCTCCT
This genomic interval carries:
- a CDS encoding GatB/YqeY domain-containing protein, giving the protein MKTVAEWKATLRAALKEALRTRNAPASAVLRETLAAIDNAEAPDIRVAPEPAAGGRIAGSTAGLGSGEVPRLLLAPETVDALIQREIQERRDAAALYLQLGKREEARVLQTQVEVLLAL
- a CDS encoding amidase — translated: MTKKTAASDANPTGLSRRTLLGAAAAVTGVLAARDARAAAPAAAAPGSFALEEATVAELRAGLESGKYTARGLTESYLARIRELDRTGDLPLCSVIELNPDALTLADSLDAERKGKGARGPLHGIPVLIKDNIATADKMQTTAGSLALVGAVPARDAFIVERLRAAGAVLLGKTNLSEWANFRSTHSTSGWSGRGGLCRNPYALDRTPSGSSSGSGAATAASFCAVSVGTETDGSIVSPSAACSLVGLKPTVGLVSRAGIIPISSTQDTAGPMTRTVADAAALLSVLAGEDPRDAATAASKGRAHPDYTKFLDPQGLKGARIGVPRERFFGYHPATDAVVERALEVMKAQGAVLVDPVVLPNVAKLDEPELEVMLYEFKAGLEAYLAELGEGAPVRTLADLIAFNEKNREREMPYFGQELLLQAQKKGPLTDAAYKKALAACRRYSRAEGLDAVMNKHQLDALVAPTQAPAGPIDLVLGDHWLGSSSTPAAVSGYPTITVPAGDVHGLPVGVSFIGRAWSEPVLLKLAHAYEQASHARRKPAFLPSVDLRGA